From the genome of Miscanthus floridulus cultivar M001 chromosome 10, ASM1932011v1, whole genome shotgun sequence, one region includes:
- the LOC136487240 gene encoding putative disease resistance protein RGA4, giving the protein MDMAQEEVSMLLGVSSEITKLEDNMEGLKAFLKDAERRRITDTSVQRWSTKLKNAMYDATDILDLCQLEADKRRESRGGGNVEHKSPGCFQPLLFCLRNPVFAHKIGSRIKELNQRLESIHKEADKYKFNIGLGSNPEPRKLTAAELSNYRTSSLVNESAIVGEQIERDTRELVQVLTTDDNNHNIKVVSIIGAGGMGKTTLAQKIFNDATIQEHFRTKTIWLSNTQQFDDVELLKTAIKHAGGDHGAEKGQKHIDGDPIPHPV; this is encoded by the coding sequence ATGGACATGGCACAAGAAGAGGTGTCCATGCTGCTTGGCGTCTCCAGCGagatcaccaagctggaggacaacaTGGAAGGCCTCAAAGCCTTCCTCAAAGATGCCGAGAGGAGGCGCATCACCGACACGAGCGTGCAAAGATGGTCGACAAAGCTGAAGAACGCCATGTATGATGCCACTGACATCCTCGACCTGTGCCAGCTTGAGGCTGACAAGCGGAGGGAGTCTAGAGGCGGTGGCAATGTGGAGCATAAGTCGCCCGGCTGTTTTCAGCCTTTGCTCTTCTGCCTGCGGAATCCCGTGTTCGCACACAAGATAGGCAGCCGCATCAAGGAGCTCAACCAGAGGCTGGAAAGCATCCACAAGGAGGCGGACAAGTACAAGTTCAATATTGGCCTCGGTTCCAACCCGGAGCCAAGGAAGCTAACTGCTGCTGAGTTATCCAACTATAGGACAAGTTCACTTGTCAATGAGTCAGCCATAGTTGGGGAACAGATAGAGAGGGATACAAGGGAGCTCGTCCAAGTGCTAACCACGGATGATAATAATCACAACATCAAAGTCGTGTCTATCATCGGTGCAGGTGGCATGGGAAAGACTACTCTTGCTCAGAAGATCTTCAATGATGCAACCATCCAAGAGCACTTCAGGACCAAGACGATATGGCTAAGCAACACTCAACAGTTTGACGATGTTGAGCTACTGAAGACAGCAATCAAGCATGCTGGAGGCGACCATGGTGCTGAGAAAGGACAAAAACACATTGACGGAGACCCTATTCCACACCCTGTCTAG